The following coding sequences lie in one Allochromatium vinosum DSM 180 genomic window:
- the wrbA gene encoding NAD(P)H:quinone oxidoreductase — MSHILVLYYSRHGATAEMAHQVARGVEAAGLEARLRTVPAVSTVCEASEPAIPASGAPYVDLDDLRDCAGLALGSPTRFGNMAAAMKYFLDGTSSLWLSGALAGKPAGVFTSTSSLHGGQESTLLSMMLPLLHHGMLVMGLPYSETDLLHTQSGGTPYGPSHLAGTENDRPLTEEEKRLCQALGRRLATTASKLVG; from the coding sequence ATGAGCCATATCCTCGTCCTCTATTACAGCCGCCACGGCGCCACCGCCGAGATGGCGCATCAGGTCGCCCGCGGTGTGGAAGCCGCCGGACTCGAAGCGCGTCTGCGCACGGTGCCGGCCGTCTCCACCGTCTGCGAGGCCAGCGAACCGGCTATCCCCGCCAGCGGCGCGCCCTATGTGGATCTCGATGACCTGCGCGACTGCGCGGGTCTGGCGCTCGGCAGCCCGACGCGCTTCGGCAACATGGCGGCGGCCATGAAGTATTTTCTCGATGGCACCAGCAGTCTGTGGCTGTCGGGCGCCCTGGCCGGCAAGCCCGCCGGAGTCTTCACCTCGACCTCCAGTCTGCACGGCGGGCAGGAATCGACCCTGTTGAGCATGATGCTGCCGCTGCTGCATCACGGGATGCTGGTCATGGGGCTGCCCTACAGCGAAACCGATCTGCTGCATACCCAGAGCGGCGGCACCCCCTATGGTCCCTCGCATCTGGCCGGAACCGAGAACGACCGGCCGCTGACGGAGGAAGAAAAACGACTCTGTCAGGCTCTGGGTCGGCGTCTGGCGACCACGGCCTCGAAACTGGTGGGCTGA